The Micromonospora sp. M71_S20 genome has a window encoding:
- a CDS encoding ribonuclease Z: MSMRELVVLGTASQAPTRQRNHNGYVLRWDDEVILFDPGEGSQRQLLHTTVTATDLTRICVTHFHGDHCLGLPGTIQRLSLDRVPHPVAVHFPAGGAEYFARLRHASSFHETAELRVEPIDADGQRIALGVGTLEARRLRHPIETYGYRLVEPDGCRMLPERLAAYGIAGPAVGELIRVGHLDVGGRRVTREEVSVPRPGQCFAFVMDTGLCDGVYALAEHADLLVIESTFLDSEAALAAEVGHLTAGQAARVAAESGVRRLVLTHFSQRYADPRRFADEARAHFDGDLVIAEDLTTVQVPPRRVASAG, encoded by the coding sequence GTGTCGATGCGCGAGCTGGTGGTGCTCGGGACGGCCAGCCAGGCCCCCACCCGGCAGCGCAACCACAACGGGTACGTGCTGCGCTGGGACGACGAGGTGATCCTCTTCGACCCGGGCGAGGGCAGCCAGCGGCAGCTCCTGCACACCACGGTCACCGCCACCGACCTGACCCGGATCTGCGTCACCCACTTCCACGGCGACCACTGCCTCGGCCTGCCCGGCACCATCCAGCGGCTCTCGCTGGACCGGGTGCCGCATCCGGTGGCGGTGCACTTCCCGGCCGGCGGCGCGGAGTACTTCGCGCGCCTGCGGCACGCCTCCAGCTTCCACGAGACCGCCGAGCTGCGCGTCGAGCCGATCGACGCCGACGGGCAGCGGATCGCGCTGGGCGTCGGCACGCTGGAGGCCCGCCGGCTGCGGCACCCGATCGAGACGTACGGCTACCGGCTCGTCGAGCCGGACGGCTGCCGGATGCTGCCGGAGCGGCTGGCCGCGTACGGCATCGCCGGGCCGGCGGTCGGGGAGCTGATCCGCGTCGGCCACCTCGACGTCGGCGGGCGCCGCGTCACCCGCGAGGAGGTGAGCGTGCCCCGGCCCGGGCAGTGCTTCGCCTTCGTCATGGACACCGGCCTCTGCGACGGGGTGTACGCCCTCGCCGAGCACGCCGACCTGCTGGTCATCGAGTCGACGTTCCTCGACTCGGAGGCCGCGCTGGCCGCCGAGGTCGGCCACCTCACGGCGGGCCAGGCCGCGCGGGTGGCGGCCGAGTCGGGCGTACGCCGGCTCGTGCTCACCCACTTCTCCCAGCGGTACGCCGACCCGCGCCGCTTCGCCGACGAGGCCCGCGCGCACTTCGACGGCGACCTGGTGATCGCCGAGGACCTGACGACCGTGCAGGTCCCGCCCCGGCGGGTAGCCTCGGCCGGGTGA
- a CDS encoding SGNH/GDSL hydrolase family protein, translating into MSERFIPSGLANRLGRAATLSLIAGTVGGAAVLAGQAFAARHRRYAQPELALALRATVGRADAPPLRLVLLGDSSALGVGVGRLDETIGGQLANLLAEGPAGRRVHLSSVGVSGSRSTDLATQVARALLGERPDVAVILIGANDATTLRRPMEAAAYLGAAVHRLRESRVEVVVGTCPDLGAVRAIAPPLRNVVGWSGRRVARAQAAAVLDAGGTVVDLATETGAVFRADAGTLCHDGYHPSADGYRVWAHALLPAVAAAAAVASRR; encoded by the coding sequence ATGAGCGAGCGCTTCATCCCCTCGGGGCTCGCCAATCGACTGGGCCGGGCGGCGACGCTCAGCCTCATCGCCGGCACGGTCGGCGGCGCCGCCGTCCTCGCCGGTCAGGCCTTCGCCGCCCGGCACCGCCGGTACGCCCAGCCGGAGCTGGCGCTCGCCCTGCGCGCCACGGTCGGGCGTGCCGACGCGCCGCCGCTGCGACTGGTGCTGCTCGGTGACTCGTCCGCCCTCGGCGTCGGGGTCGGCCGCCTCGACGAGACCATCGGCGGGCAGCTGGCCAACCTGCTCGCCGAGGGCCCGGCCGGCCGCCGGGTGCACCTGTCCAGCGTCGGCGTCTCCGGCTCACGCTCGACCGACCTGGCCACCCAGGTGGCCCGGGCGCTGCTCGGCGAGCGTCCCGACGTGGCGGTGATCCTGATCGGGGCCAACGACGCCACCACCCTGCGTCGCCCGATGGAGGCCGCCGCCTACCTCGGGGCGGCCGTGCACCGGCTTCGCGAATCCCGGGTGGAGGTGGTCGTCGGCACGTGCCCCGACCTCGGCGCCGTACGCGCCATCGCGCCGCCGCTGCGCAACGTGGTCGGCTGGTCGGGGCGGCGGGTGGCCCGCGCCCAGGCGGCGGCGGTGCTCGACGCCGGCGGCACGGTGGTCGACCTGGCCACCGAGACCGGCGCGGTGTTCCGGGCCGACGCCGGCACGCTGTGCCACGACGGCTACCACCCCTCCGCCGAC
- a CDS encoding cystathionine beta-synthase, whose product MRYYDNVVEMIGNTPLVRLRNVTAGIQATVLAKVEYLNPGGSVKDRIALRMVEDAEKAGILQPGGTIVEPTSGNTGVGLALVAQLRGYKCVFVCPDKVSQDKQDVLRAYGAEVVVCPTAVAPEDPRSYYNVSDRLAREIPGAWKPNQYSNPANPRSHYETTGPELWEQTGGEITHFVAGVGTGGTISGIGRYLKEASEGRVKVVGADPEGSVYSGGTGRPYLVEGVGEDFWPETYDQGVADEIIEVSDKASFEMTRRLAREEGLLVGGSCGMAVVAALEVAREAGPDDVVVVLLPDSGKGYLSKIFNDTWMARYGFLDNSGTEPTVADALSGKPGGLPELVHVHPTETVRDAIDYMREYGVSQLPVLKAEPPVVTGEVAGSIAEKDLLDALFTGQAHLHDTIERHMAEPLPMIGGGQPVSEAVGLLEKSDAALVLVDGKPKGVLTRQDLLAHLGAR is encoded by the coding sequence GTGCGGTACTACGACAACGTCGTCGAGATGATCGGCAACACCCCGCTGGTACGGCTGCGCAACGTCACGGCCGGGATCCAGGCCACCGTGCTGGCGAAGGTGGAGTACCTCAACCCGGGCGGCTCGGTGAAGGACCGGATCGCGCTGCGGATGGTGGAGGACGCGGAGAAGGCGGGCATCCTCCAGCCGGGCGGCACGATCGTCGAGCCGACCAGCGGCAACACCGGCGTCGGGCTGGCGCTGGTGGCGCAGCTGCGGGGCTACAAGTGCGTCTTCGTCTGCCCCGACAAGGTCAGCCAGGACAAGCAGGACGTGCTGCGCGCGTACGGGGCGGAGGTGGTGGTCTGCCCGACCGCCGTGGCCCCCGAGGACCCGCGCTCCTACTACAACGTCTCCGACCGGCTGGCCCGGGAGATCCCCGGGGCGTGGAAGCCCAACCAGTACAGCAACCCGGCCAACCCGCGCTCGCACTACGAGACGACCGGCCCCGAGCTGTGGGAGCAGACCGGGGGCGAAATCACCCACTTCGTGGCGGGCGTCGGCACCGGCGGCACCATCTCCGGCATCGGGCGCTACCTGAAGGAGGCGTCGGAGGGCCGGGTCAAGGTCGTCGGCGCCGACCCGGAGGGCTCCGTCTACTCCGGCGGCACCGGCCGGCCGTACCTGGTCGAGGGCGTCGGTGAGGACTTCTGGCCGGAGACGTACGACCAGGGTGTCGCCGACGAGATCATCGAGGTCTCCGACAAGGCGTCCTTCGAGATGACCCGGCGGCTGGCCCGCGAGGAGGGGCTGCTGGTCGGCGGCTCCTGCGGGATGGCCGTGGTGGCCGCCCTGGAGGTGGCCCGCGAGGCCGGCCCGGACGACGTGGTCGTGGTGCTGCTGCCGGACAGCGGCAAGGGCTACCTGTCCAAGATCTTCAACGACACCTGGATGGCCCGGTACGGCTTCCTGGACAACTCGGGCACGGAGCCGACGGTCGCCGACGCGCTCTCGGGCAAGCCGGGCGGCCTGCCCGAGCTGGTGCACGTGCACCCGACGGAGACGGTCCGCGACGCGATCGACTACATGCGCGAGTACGGCGTCTCGCAGCTTCCGGTGCTCAAGGCGGAGCCTCCGGTGGTGACCGGCGAGGTGGCCGGCTCGATCGCCGAGAAGGACCTGCTCGACGCGCTCTTCACCGGCCAGGCGCACCTGCACGACACCATCGAGCGGCACATGGCCGAGCCGCTGCCGATGATCGGCGGCGGGCAGCCGGTGAGCGAGGCGGTCGGCCTGCTGGAGAAGTCCGACGCCGCCCTGGTGCTGGTCGACGGCAAGCCGAAGGGCGTCCTCACCCGGCAGGACCTGCTGGCCCACCTCGGCGCCCGCTGA
- a CDS encoding GNAT family N-acetyltransferase has product MTVTLRAATVDDLMAVGALHQRSRVAAYAAFLPAQALADPTPEAMGAYWTERWTWERDEHRMTVVERDGRLVGFSYLGPDDEGDPATGLLNAIHLEPAERGRGTGRALMVDALDAMRARGWSRAVLWVLRDNAHARGFYERGGWTFTGTERDEHIGPAVVPQLRYARRL; this is encoded by the coding sequence GTGACGGTCACCCTGCGCGCCGCCACCGTCGACGACCTGATGGCGGTGGGCGCGCTGCACCAGCGTTCCCGGGTCGCCGCCTACGCGGCCTTCCTGCCGGCGCAGGCGCTGGCCGACCCGACGCCGGAGGCGATGGGCGCGTACTGGACCGAGCGGTGGACGTGGGAGCGGGACGAGCACCGGATGACCGTGGTCGAGCGCGACGGCCGGCTGGTCGGCTTCAGCTACCTCGGCCCGGACGACGAGGGCGACCCGGCGACCGGCCTGCTCAACGCCATCCACCTCGAACCCGCCGAACGCGGGCGGGGCACCGGCCGCGCCCTGATGGTCGACGCGCTGGACGCCATGCGCGCCCGTGGCTGGTCCCGCGCGGTGCTCTGGGTGCTGCGGGACAACGCGCACGCCCGGGGCTTCTACGAGCGCGGCGGCTGGACCTTCACGGGCACCGAACGCGACGAACACATCGGCCCGGCGGTCGTGCCCCAGCTCCGGTACGCCCGCCGGCTCTGA
- a CDS encoding osmoprotectant NAGGN system M42 family peptidase gives MSPRPLEIDLDYLRQVLVELLEIPSPSGRTDHVQQYVGERLSALGIPSTLTRRGALSACLPGPRSTGADRAIVVHTDTIGGMVKRLKENGRLELKTIGTHSARFAEGAHVRIFTDDLERVITGQVLPLKASGHRYNDDVDLQGVGWQHVEVRVDEPVEDIAGLRALGIDAGDFVAFLPNPTITPSGYVKSRHLDDKAGVAAVLTALKAMVDAGVRPAVTAHLLVTVTEEIGHGASHGLDPDVAEIVSVDAAVVAPGQQSREDAATLAMGDGVGPFDYHLTRNLASIAAEHGVDLVRDVFEYYRSDVAAAVEAGAHARVALLGFGVDATHGHERTHLEGLRQLTQLLCLYLQSDLVFPEWDAEPEGDLADFPSLAVQPASEEGPREGPIGIAENP, from the coding sequence GTGAGCCCGAGGCCCCTGGAGATCGACCTGGACTACCTGCGCCAGGTGCTGGTGGAGCTGCTGGAGATCCCGAGCCCGTCGGGGCGTACGGACCACGTGCAGCAGTACGTCGGCGAGCGGCTCTCCGCGCTCGGCATCCCCTCCACGCTGACCCGGCGCGGCGCGCTGAGCGCCTGCCTGCCCGGCCCCCGCTCGACGGGCGCGGACCGGGCGATCGTGGTGCACACCGACACCATCGGCGGCATGGTGAAGCGGCTGAAGGAGAACGGCCGGCTGGAGCTGAAGACGATCGGTACGCACAGCGCCCGGTTCGCCGAGGGCGCGCACGTGCGGATCTTCACCGACGACCTGGAGCGGGTGATCACCGGCCAGGTGCTGCCGTTGAAGGCCAGCGGCCACCGCTACAACGACGACGTGGACCTCCAGGGCGTCGGCTGGCAGCACGTCGAGGTCCGGGTGGACGAGCCGGTCGAGGACATCGCCGGGCTGCGTGCCCTCGGCATCGACGCGGGCGACTTCGTGGCGTTCCTGCCGAACCCGACGATCACCCCCAGCGGGTACGTCAAGTCCCGCCACCTGGACGACAAGGCCGGCGTGGCGGCGGTCCTCACCGCGCTCAAGGCGATGGTCGACGCCGGCGTACGCCCGGCGGTGACCGCGCACCTGCTGGTCACCGTGACCGAGGAGATCGGGCACGGGGCGTCGCACGGGCTCGACCCCGACGTGGCGGAGATCGTCTCCGTGGACGCGGCGGTCGTCGCGCCCGGCCAGCAGTCCCGCGAGGACGCGGCCACGCTGGCGATGGGCGACGGGGTCGGGCCGTTCGACTACCACCTGACCCGCAACCTGGCCTCGATCGCCGCCGAGCACGGGGTGGACCTGGTCCGCGACGTCTTCGAGTACTACCGCTCGGACGTGGCGGCGGCCGTGGAGGCCGGCGCGCACGCCCGGGTGGCGCTGCTCGGCTTCGGCGTGGACGCCACCCACGGGCACGAGCGCACCCACCTGGAGGGCCTGCGCCAGCTCACCCAGCTGCTCTGCCTCTACCTCCAGAGCGACCTGGTCTTCCCCGAGTGGGACGCCGAGCCGGAGGGCGACCTGGCCGACTTCCCATCCCTGGCTGTTCAGCCGGCGAGCGAGGAGGGCCCGCGCGAGGGGCCGATCGGCATCGCCGAGAACCCCTGA
- a CDS encoding YkvA family protein, with amino-acid sequence MGKTLKRSAAFSALARALAAGSRGGPSIGARLGALPRMIRATARGEYDGGLRLALMTAATAYIVSPVDLIPEIPLAIFGLADDAVMVTWLAGSVLAETERFLEWEARRSSVIPGHVAS; translated from the coding sequence ATGGGGAAGACATTGAAGCGAAGCGCGGCGTTCAGCGCGCTGGCCCGGGCGCTCGCGGCCGGGTCGCGGGGCGGGCCGTCGATCGGGGCACGGCTGGGCGCGCTGCCCCGGATGATCCGGGCCACCGCCCGGGGGGAGTACGACGGCGGCCTGCGGCTGGCCCTGATGACCGCGGCGACGGCGTACATCGTCTCGCCGGTCGACCTGATTCCCGAGATCCCGCTGGCGATCTTCGGGCTGGCCGACGACGCGGTCATGGTGACCTGGCTGGCCGGCAGCGTGCTGGCCGAGACCGAGCGGTTCCTGGAGTGGGAGGCCCGGCGCAGCTCGGTGATCCCCGGGCACGTGGCGTCCTGA